In one window of Shewanella goraebulensis DNA:
- a CDS encoding S9 family peptidase: protein MLKTLMSSAVIALVLTGCSTADKQVQTAPQISPPAQSNFKSYSAEEFYKTTSVFGSSINHSGSAVLVSNDDSGIFNAYKVPVDGSKTTQLTFSTEESIFVESWFPKDDRFLYSADKGGDELNHLFVQDYDGSEIDLTPGEGLKAMMLSWHEGDESFFVMTNERDPKYFDVYQYNTAEYSRSLIYKNDSGFTVESISPNGRFIALSKNHSNSNTDLYLVDLRLKMSKPRLITEHTGDVSYYAYTFTKDNKQLLYATNEFGEFNQAWTYDIATGESELNYKADWDVSFSYFSKDGRYQITGINADAQTQLTITDVSNNKALSLPALPSGDLRGVNFSQDSSSMVFYINSDTSPSNLYSHKLGTDKVLRLTNSGNPAIKEENLVAGEVIRFKSFDGVEIPAILYKPKQAEFTKVPALIYIHGGPGGQSRKGYSATVQHLVNNGYAIVKINNRGSSGYGKTFFHLDDKRHGEDDLQDVVYNKKYLQSLDWVDADKIGVMGGSYGGYLTMAAMAFTDEFKVGINIFGVTNWVRTLESIPPYWEAFRKSLYDELGDPAIDGERLHNISPVFFGHQVKSPVLVVQGANDPRVLKIESDEMVESIRAGGTHVDYLIFDDEGHGFSKKDNRISASNKYLVFLKQYL from the coding sequence ATGCTTAAGACGCTGATGAGTAGCGCAGTTATTGCGCTAGTGCTGACAGGTTGCTCCACTGCAGATAAACAAGTACAAACAGCCCCTCAAATTTCACCTCCCGCACAAAGCAATTTTAAAAGTTATAGCGCAGAAGAGTTCTATAAAACCACCAGTGTATTTGGTTCGTCGATAAATCACTCTGGTAGTGCTGTGCTGGTCAGTAATGATGATAGCGGTATTTTTAATGCCTACAAGGTGCCTGTAGACGGTTCAAAAACAACTCAATTAACTTTTTCCACAGAAGAGTCAATCTTTGTTGAGTCTTGGTTTCCTAAAGATGATCGTTTTCTTTATAGCGCTGATAAAGGTGGAGATGAACTAAACCATTTATTTGTTCAAGACTATGATGGGTCAGAAATAGATTTGACGCCTGGTGAAGGTCTTAAAGCAATGATGCTGTCATGGCATGAAGGTGATGAGTCATTTTTTGTAATGACTAATGAGCGTGACCCAAAATATTTTGATGTTTATCAATATAATACAGCTGAATATAGTCGTTCGTTAATATACAAAAATGATTCTGGCTTCACTGTAGAGAGCATAAGTCCTAATGGACGTTTTATCGCTTTAAGTAAAAATCATTCTAATAGCAACACCGATTTATATTTAGTAGATTTACGTTTAAAGATGTCTAAGCCTCGATTAATCACAGAGCATACTGGTGATGTTTCTTATTATGCCTATACCTTTACCAAAGATAATAAGCAGCTGTTATATGCGACCAATGAGTTTGGCGAGTTTAACCAAGCTTGGACCTATGATATTGCTACAGGTGAAAGTGAGTTAAACTATAAAGCAGATTGGGACGTCAGCTTTAGCTATTTTTCTAAAGATGGCCGTTATCAAATTACCGGTATCAATGCTGATGCTCAAACACAGTTAACCATTACTGATGTGAGTAATAATAAAGCGCTGTCTTTACCTGCGTTGCCTAGTGGCGATCTACGTGGAGTTAATTTCTCTCAAGACTCCTCATCAATGGTGTTCTATATCAATTCTGACACCTCACCATCTAACTTATATAGTCATAAACTAGGCACTGATAAAGTATTGCGCCTGACTAACTCAGGCAATCCAGCGATTAAAGAAGAAAATTTAGTGGCGGGCGAAGTGATTCGATTCAAAAGCTTCGATGGTGTTGAGATCCCTGCTATTTTATATAAGCCTAAACAAGCTGAGTTTACCAAAGTGCCTGCGTTAATCTATATACATGGCGGGCCAGGAGGGCAATCACGTAAGGGCTACTCTGCCACAGTTCAGCATTTGGTCAATAATGGCTACGCGATCGTTAAAATCAATAATCGTGGTTCAAGCGGTTACGGTAAAACATTCTTTCACTTAGATGATAAACGCCATGGCGAAGATGATTTACAAGATGTGGTATATAACAAAAAGTACCTACAAAGCTTAGATTGGGTTGATGCTGATAAAATCGGCGTTATGGGTGGCAGTTATGGTGGCTATTTAACAATGGCTGCAATGGCATTCACCGATGAGTTTAAAGTTGGGATCAATATTTTTGGTGTAACCAACTGGGTTCGAACCCTAGAAAGCATTCCACCATATTGGGAAGCATTCAGAAAAAGCTTATATGATGAATTAGGCGACCCTGCAATCGATGGAGAAAGATTACACAACATCTCTCCAGTATTTTTTGGTCATCAAGTTAAAAGTCCTGTTCTAGTAGTGCAAGGGGCCAATGATCCAAGAGTATTAAAAATCGAAAGTGATGAAATGGTTGAATCTATTCGTGCTGGTGGAACTCATGTTGATTATCTGATTTTTGATGATGAAGGTCATGGATTCAGTAAAAAGGATAATCGAATTAGTGCTTCAAATAAGTATTTGGTTTTTCTTAAGCAATACCTTTAA
- a CDS encoding GNAT family N-acetyltransferase yields the protein MKIELINTEAEQIVEQLITGVRSFNHEHMGDETSKPLTVVIKDDKDNVIAGLAGRTIYNKFLINVLWVDEKLRGEGLGYKLMELAESEARKRGCRAAQVDTLAFQASDFYQKNGFTIIGTAPGFPGCPEQYFLFKHYD from the coding sequence GTGAAGATTGAACTGATAAATACAGAAGCTGAGCAAATTGTTGAGCAGTTGATTACAGGTGTGCGTTCATTTAATCATGAGCATATGGGGGATGAAACATCAAAGCCGCTGACTGTTGTTATAAAAGATGACAAAGATAATGTAATTGCAGGGTTAGCTGGAAGAACAATTTATAATAAGTTTTTGATTAATGTATTGTGGGTCGATGAAAAACTAAGAGGTGAAGGGCTAGGTTATAAACTTATGGAGCTCGCTGAAAGTGAAGCCAGAAAGCGAGGCTGCCGTGCTGCACAAGTTGATACTTTGGCATTCCAAGCTTCTGACTTTTATCAAAAGAATGGCTTTACTATCATCGGCACCGCGCCTGGTTTTCCAGGCTGTCCTGAACAATATTTCTTATTTAAACATTATGATTAA